The window ttctttttgtgcTTTGCTTATTGGAATTTTCTGCTGTACTTTATTCTGCTACCCTAAAGTTATTTGTTGAATGAACTGTATCAATTTTCCTGCATGTTTATTACACGACGCCTTAACAATTAAAGGGTGTGACTTTAAAGCGCTGTTGTACTTGATGAGATTTGCAGTCTGCAAAACCGGTTAAATTGATCACAAACTAGGCAGTGGAACATGAAAGGCATATTTTCCTATTCTTGTAATTTAGGTTTAAAGGTTGAGCAAGTGGTGTTACGGATATATAGATCAAACTATTTATTTAAAATGCGAATGAATGCTATTTGGAGTTTTGATATGTGTAATTAGTCCTGGAAACTGTAGGTTTAAATTAGGGTGCAAGATGTAATCTATCTGGCGTGTCACCTACATAAAAGGTTTAGCAATGGTAACACTTTGGTTGACgatgaaattttcatttttcagttttttgCATGACAGCCGCATACTTATAAGTATTTGCTTAGTTAGAACCTTTTTTTATTCCCTTTAACCTGCCGATGGGGAGCGTATCTGCTGATTTAGAGTTGCTTCATTTATGTTTGTTGGTGTGCCCTATAGACCATCTTAGTTATGCTGAAAATGGTGTATGTTAATGATATTGCCAAATGTAGCTTTTCTGGTTCTGGTAAATGCATGGTGGAGTTACCATACAGTAGATTTCCATTGACCTGTGAGATTCAGAAGAAACTTTCATGTCTGTGGATACACATGTGTACATCTGAGCCCTGTGTGCGTGAGTGTGCTTATCATATATTTTCAATGTGCTGCATGCTGCTCTGATAATAATGTGCTCTTTTGGCCTATTTGATTTCTTTGAGGGCCACAAGTGTACCTTTATTTTAGTTTGAGTTAGATTTAACCATAACGGCTCATATCTTCAAAAGAGGAGATTGTGCCACATTTAACATTAATTTGTCTGTCTGGGCTACTGTAAATTGTCTCTGGTGAAGAGACGTTGTGTGAAGCATGAAATTGCAATTATGGATATGATTGAAACAAGGCATTTGATTTTGTTTTTAGTATTGCATTAGGTGAAACTAGATAGGCTCTTTGTGCGCACTTTTTTCAGTGAATAGTTTTTTCCAGCATGTAATAACTTCAAGTATATCGACTTACTCTGTGCAGAAAATTAAAAACTGATGCCTATCATTTGCTATGATAAATGCTTTTTTCCCCACGTCTATGAGCATTGATTGATTGGAGGATGCATGTTTTCTTGTGATATTTATTACTTTTGGAATGTTTCTTCCTGCACAGAAGCTAATGAAGTTTATACATATCTTGTTGATATTGCAGTTAAACTTTTCAAACGCAAAACATCTAATACCATTGTGCTCACTGGGCTCAGTGGAAGTGGAAAAACCATTCTCTTTTACCAAGTAAGAATTTAGTATAATTAGGGTGCCTGGTACCTCTTGGTGTTAAATTTCATTAACTTGATGTGTTTCACTATTGACATATTGTTCGTTGCCTTTATCAAAGCTCCGTGATGGCTCCTCTCATCTGGGTACTGTGACATCTATGGAACCTAATGAAGGCACCTTTGTACTGCACTCTGAGACAACCAAGGTAACCTGCTTACGCCAGAAGCATGCATGAGCATAAAGAAACTTCAGATACATTTAGGACACTGGAGATGCTTGCTGCTGAGTTTTTACTGAGAAGATATCTGATCTTGTCAATAACACAAGAAAACACACCAGTTTATATTAACTTTTTTGCTATCCTTGTCAGCTCTTATTGCCCATTCTTATCTCAGGAATAGAAAATTCTCTAGGTCTAGATAATACAACACAGAAAGTGCTAAAGATATCATAATATCTGACTTGATAAACCATGAAAAATATGTGTCACCATCTCATTGGTGATAGTGAAGGTGCATGTAGACATGTTAGTTGTTCTCTCGTCAATAACATAAGATAGTTGACCTGTCATCTAGTAGATTCTCCAGTTAGATATTGTGAGATGGAATCATTTCAACACTATTTTCCAGTTAGTAAGTTTTGAAGTGTCATTTAATGAAGATACTATCCTGGACTTGCAGAAGGGCAAGATAAAGCCTGTTCACATTGTTGATGTTCCTGGGCATTCTCGTCTTCGAGCCAAACTAGATGAGTTCTTGCCTCAAGCAGCTGGCGTTGTCTTTGTTGTTGATGCTGTGGAATTCCTACCTAACTGCCGTGCTGCCTCAGAGTAATTAAATCCGCCCTTGCGTTGTTTGTTCTTACCAGTGTTTATTCTAGATACCAATGTATTAGTATTTCTTATTTGGTATGTGCCCAGGTATCTCTATGAAGTTCTTACAGCTGCAAGTGTTGTAAAGAGGAAGATTCCACTTCTCATCCTCTGCAACAAGGTGGATAAAGTCACCGCACACACAAAGGATTTCATCAGAAAACAGCTGGAGAAAGAAATGTAAGCTCATCAAATCTGTTGTTTGGCTTTTTAataattaaattcaaattttgttctGCGTAGCTTCTCTATGATTATTAGCTTTGGCTGTCAAAACCATCTCATGCACCAACTTGCTCAAGTAGTTTCAgattaatacatatatatattatttctgTGCAATGTTTTGCATGCTGTTGCCTATTTTGATGTGACTAAGTTGCGTCACTTAATAGCAATTTCAATTTCACTAATGACTTTTCATCTTCATTGATCGTCTATTTGCTAAATTTTTCAGAACCTGAGTTGtggtttttttaattttcttgctGATCTAGTGACAAGCTTCGGACATCAAGAACAGCAGTATCTGAGGCAGATGTCACTGATGAATATACACTTGGGACACCTGGTGAAGCCTTTGCATTTTCCCAGTGTCACAACAAAGTCGTCATTGGAGAAGCTTCTGGTTTAACTGGTGAGATAAGTCAGTTGGAAGACTTCATTAGAAATCTTGTGAAGCCTTGATTGGAGAGTCCATATTGTACCCTGAGTGGTTTCCTTCGATGTGAAAGAAGTACATCCTCGTTTTAATTTGCTGGAGATATGAGTGAGAAAAAGGACATTTGACCGGGTGAGGTGGCTCAAGTTTAGGGAAGAGAAAATGATGGTGCACCGAAAGTGTTTTATCATTGCACTTGTTTCAGTTATTAGGAAATATGTCTCACTCTAATGCTTGAGTAGCTCCGCTAAGAATTTCCTTTTGAGTGACATATATCTTATTCTTTGACACCTAATTGAATGATATGCATCATTAGTCAGCTTCTTATTGTAATTTTCCAGCATGTGTACTTGAGAGCTTGCAGTATTTAGAGCATGGAATTGGTAATGTAACTCCTGCAGTGGACATCATCAGAAATTGGGGAGGAAAAAAGGGTTTTTGCAATTCCTTGTGCTTTGGCACTGGCCATAGAGGCCTTTTtggttttttgctttttcttcagGTTTGTCTCTTCTCAGAGACTACTAGGAGATAAGGAAGTATCAATTTCGAGTATTGCAGGCAAGAATTGAAGCGAAAATTATCCGATGGAAGTACAAATTATAGGAGACATTTTAAAAATTGTGCTTGTATCACATCACATACATGTTTTCCAATTAACTTTTTATACATtaaatcatttttaaaaaatgctacagtatttTTATATTGTATTATCACtgtcaaattcaaaatttgttcATGTACCATTCATTCAATCGTGATAGCGTAGTGATAGCGCGAACGCTGAtagtttatataaaatttactctttaaATAATACTCTACCTAAATACTAAGTAAGATTCACTTCTATTGTCTTATTGATACCCAGAACCCACAAGATGAAATTCTTTAGGTGCTGTGATGATCATTACTTTTTGAAGACGCGTTCAGTTCACCCGCGTCACTTCTAATCACAAGATTTCAAAAACAAGAGAGCACCTAGGCGAGGGATTGGACGTCACGTAACTTCAGATCAAGTCAATTGTTAAGGAGGGCAGGCTATATGGTTTGACATATTATTATCCCACAAATAGAAAGTTGATTTATTTGACAAATCCCAAATTTTCTACTGTATGCTATGCGCTGCTTGGCTATCATCAGCCACGGGCATAGAGAGACAGAAGATTATGCTAGAAAATTGACGTCCAATAGTGAAATTGTGGACGACCACCGCCGGCAGAGCACATCGATATAGAGATTCCAAACAAATGACGGAAAGACTACAGACAAACAGACAAATTGTGACCCCTATTTTGACAAACTCCACCGACATATGATTATTTAAATCCTAGACACTAACGGGCGTCGAACCTGGGCTTGTTGTTCAATCAATCGTCAGTCAGGtaaattgttgtgtgtgtgtgtgtgtgtgtttttttgtcCAAATGGTTATATTCAATTCGGgtaaaaagaaaacagaaaattcaaaaCATCTACTGAATGACACACAGCTTTTGCTCATTTTGATTAATCTTTAAGTTCATCAGCACTAGTTTGGATATGATCAAATGAAGGAATCTTATCATCCCATTCAGAATACCTGGCCACTTCTGTACCATAGCGGCCAAAACAATGAGCTACTTCATTGGCATCTATTATCAACAACGAGCAGATTAGTTTGGACAAAATCTTGAAAAGCTTTATACTTTTGAGTTGATCGAGCAATACAACTGCATATGTTTGATGTAAATAAACTCTGGTACTTTGGTACAGATCCTCTTCTTCAAGGATTTGAGGAAAGACACAGAGGGTCAAGATAACCTCATGGCTTTAACATATGGAGTATTAGTTATTACAACCTGTAGCCGATGGCAAAAATCTATTACTGCACATCATGATGTTGGCAGTATATTTTACCTTCCAGAAGGTAGGGAAAAAGGTAAAAGCATAATCATTTCCTTCCCCTTTTATGGCAGCCAAATCAGGATTAAATAAATCTCCACAAATGCTTTCTTACTTACTTTGAAGTGGCCGTTTTGGATGTTGGCAATGTCATATCTGGATCATCATCTGCCTCTGCTGCATCTCTGAACTTTTTATAAATATCACTTCTGTAGAATTCTCTAGTTCTAGCAACCAAAATCAATGAAGCAAGAGCTCCAAACAGAGTAATGCTAGCCAATACGATAAAAGGCAACCTATAACATTGAGTTCCAATGCATGTCAGATCCTTCACGGATGACCTAGTCATTCCCCTCCTAGCAAGGTCTTTCAATGCCTCCCTATCATAAAGAGGTCCGGTGACCTTAACATTTAGGATATATGAGCCAAGAGGGCTAGCCAACTGTCCGCAATTGAACAACGTCGCGTAATGTTTCAGGCCAAAAAGCTCGGAAATGATGGTAAAAATCAGTGGCAGTTGTGCACCAAATGAGAATCCAATTATGATGGATGCTATATAAACCGAGCCATTGAAAGGAAAGGCAATAAGGAGATAGCCAGTGCAAGCCAAGAGTAGGGCAAATGTCATCATTAGAGTTCTTGGAAATTTGTACTTGACAAGAAGAGTTTCGGAGACGAAACCAGAAAAGATTCTTCCAAAGAAGTTCCATATGCTGAGAAGTGAAACGAAGGACTTTATGGTTTTTGTGGGATATCCTAATGATTCTCCTATCTGTCCCAAGTTATCCACTGCAGTTAAGCTTGATCCCAGTCCACAGAATGTTGCAAGAAACAGAACGAGCATATCAGTGCTCGAAAGTGCTTGTAGGATAGTGTAATCATCTCCTCTCTTTGGCTTCTTAAAGATGTTCTGGTACCAAAGTGCTGTCTGATTCTCATCAATCTTTTTGCTTGAAGATTGAGCTGCTGATGTCTGCTTTGGCTCAATTTCTAACGGTATCTCGATAGATACTGTAGGACTAGAAATATCAGGACGGTTTCTTTGCTTCCAGATTAGCCACTCTTGTTTAATGGCAATCAGTAAAGGAAAAAAGAGCAAAGCACAAGCCACAGTTGCACTTCCAGCATAAGCTGCTTGTGAGAAAGCTACTGCTTTTTGAAGTATGGTCATAACCATAAGAAACAATGCAAGCGCAATTGACACGAATAGGAAGTAGTAAAAAATGCTCAACTGATTTGGCTGCCTAACAACCTTCATTTCGCGAATCGTGTACACGAAAACCACCGACAAAGCAGCTGGAAGCCAAGCAATAAGAAGAATAAGAGACTTGGAATCATTCCCATACACAGCCAAGTATACTTGTGTCAAGATAGCTCCACTGAGTCCAGTGAAACCTTTCAATAGGCCAATCATGATTCCCCTGCTCTCGGGGAAATTTTTAACAGAAGTAACAAGAGCACCTGTATTGGCAAAATTTTGAGAGTTGGCTCCCACACATATATAGATGCACATCATCCAAACTTTTGGCTTGGCAATTCTCCCGGTGACAGCTAACCATATCATGAAGTAGCCAGCAAAATTCATGCCTGCACCAATCAAGAGCACAAGCCATGTTGGAACTACCTCATCAATAAGGCCCGATAAAACTCCAACATTTGCACCAAAGTCCTTAAAGAAGCCTAGAAGATTGAGTGTAGTTTGATCATATCCAAGAGAAGACTTTATCTCTTTAGAGTAAGTTCCAAAAAGATAAGTTGCACCAGCTCCAGCCATGATCAAAAAGGAGGCAAAAAGTGAGAACCATCGTCCTCGAACAACATGAACGGCAAAGGGGATAGCCCCATGGCCTCCACGGTGGCCGGTGCAATTACTATTGCTCATTTTTGCTCCCCCCATGTATCCTTTTCTCTATGACTATGAGTAGAAAGCTTGCAGAATTTCAGATGACCAGCACACAGACATACAAAGTTGGTTGGCTAGTTTGCAAAAATGTACAGCTTAGGCTAGGGTTGGTCAATGGGTGGGGTTGCAGAAGCTACCTCGGggcaatgaaaaaaaaggaagcctTGTGATATGCTGTCATCAACTCAAGGGCCAACGTGATTGCCCCTCGGCTATTCACTCGTTTATAGTGGTCTTTAGGATTAAATGAGTCTGTACCCTGTgcaaggaaaaaagaaatgtACATTCAAGGCCAAAATTTATTTACATCAACTGTGcagatatatgtatatatatttctaTTGGGATGCATCTACTGCCtcatttggattgaaattttcatccaaaaatttttatgttttttatgaacatatttttaatcatatttttatgTTATATACATCGAATCattacagtatatttttttataaaaacttaaaaaaacagcaatccaaacaggCGATTCATTTTCACCCTAAAACATCCCAGATGAGACAGGAACAACCATTTGTGCCTTGACGCAAAATATGTGATAGGGATTGATTTTGGATGCAGAAcaagccaaaaaagaaaaaatgagcaGATTTCAGAAACAGAAGAAGCCAAAACAGAAATAGCATAAATTGGGAGcgtaaacaaacaaaaaatttttggataaattaatgATGATAGATGAGGCAATGAGAATTTATAATGAATCTAATTGCAAAAAAGCCCCCAGTGATCGGTTTCAGATAGGGGCTATGTTGAGATATGAAGCCCCCAGGCTGGATTTGCCTTCTTAGACAGAAATGTTGGACGTATTTAAGGATAAGCTAAAAGAAAAGAGAGCCTGGGCTGCCATTCTTGGTTGCTCCTTAATTTTCTCGCTTTTGTCACATGACTCGCATATGGCAATAGAAGTAAATACTCCAGAAACGGTGATTCTGGATAATTTCCAGCATCCATGGGCTACTAATCTCAATTTTGTGGTGTGTTTTCACTTTTCAGCTTGTAAAACTTTTAGTCGCCTAATTTTTAGCAATCAAGAAACTGGTGGTCCTCAGTTCCCTAGCCTCAAAATGATCTGGAAACTGCACGCAGCACATCCTGGAACTCTTGCTTAAAGGGTACCATTAGTTTACTTTCTTCTGGTGGCACAAACACGCACACTCTttctttcaactttttcttGCTTAAAGGCCTAACAAGTTCCgaagaacccaaaaaaaaaaaaaaagaaataacaacaaattttcatgttttataacTAAGAAATTATTTTCGACACAAGAAACTGAAACAATTGATCACGACCTGCATATACTAGATAGAAGGAAAGTGATGGCAGCAGGGGATGTATGATGTATTTCGATTCTTCTCGCCTCTGTTCATCATAATTTCGAGAAAGGAGGTGCAGCCAATCATGAATGCCATGAAACTGTAGTTGGTTACAGATGAGGGCTTATCAATCCATCGTCCTCCACTTCATCATGTTAGTGGACAATTATGTGAACTCAGTGAGCAGTAGCTGTGCTGAGTTGGACTAAACCAAATAATAACATGGTGGTGCATACTATTGCACCATAACAATTGGATTGAGGTGGACAGATTCAACTGAAGAGATCCTGATTCCTTAAATTAAAATAGTAGTACTACTAGTTCATGAATTGCGATGACAGCCCGACAGCTCCTCATGCATCTTAATCCTGTACAATGCACACACCTGAACGGACATTTGCAGATGTTGGTGACTGAATGCGACTCATACTTTCCAACATTCTCGTGAACTGGTGGGACGGTGGATACTGGACATATGTGACTACTGGATTTGGTTAATTACGAAGGGATGGTGACGGTGTATATATCCATTTTTGCAAACTTACAAGAAGTTGGAAACCTGATCAACTTGTCGAAGGCCATTTCGTCACAAGGTGGGACTTGCAGTCACAATCCCTCTACAGTTGTCGTGTCTGTGAGTTGTTCAAATTCTACACCTGCATCTgatcaagggataatttcatatttCATAGGCCTCTCCCGAGGCTTATGATAATTGCAAACAATACTTTTTAAGTTTGCAAACTAAGATGATTTTCCATCGCCAAAAAATCTTAGTAATAAAGATTTCTGCCATATTTTATTCACGTTATTTATCCAATcgtcttctcttctttttccttcccttGAAATCATAACACTAAAAGCTCATCAACCACCACCACCATTCCTTCTTCCTACCTTGACTTTCAAGATCATTTGAGATAGGAATGCACTACTTTACTAGCAACTTATATTTCTTGCCATTTTATGTCCTTCCATCTCCTACCTTTTAACCTttgtaaaatattttgaaaactaGAAATCACCATCATTTTGTTATCTTCCTATCAACCCTAATTCCCCAATTCTCTATTCAAAACGTCACCAAAACCATCTCCACACCTTATGCCATGCATGGAAGGTTCTTTCGAGAgggtcttctttttctttctctttttttgagAAAGACATGGTGACTAGGGTAGAGAATGAGGAATAATGGAATTGTTGGAAGGAGTGTGTGACTATGGAGCTATTTGGTTACGGAATAGGTGGTAGGAtcaagaaggaatttgaggTAACTTGAGTAAAAGTGTCTTCCTAGTTTTCTCTAATTTTTGTTACTATTTTGTAATTTCAATTTAGAGTCCATTACTTGCCTTAGTGATGTTAGACTCATTATTTAAAGAAAGGAAGTTCTTGTCATTTTATAGCACTGAGGGAAGGTAagcataatttttaaaatctaaaaAGTACTACCTGTAATTGTGGTAAACCTGAGGagggtttatgaaattatgCCTTTAATCAATTTACAAGGCGTATGGTAGTGTGCGGCCTTCAAACAGAGCATCCACAATGCTATTACACCTTGTGGAGTATAATCCACATGTTACGCCAGCATTCCATTTTCTCCTGTTTTATTACACTTTCACTCACAATGGATTACACTCCATAAGGTGTAATAGCATGGGTTtacaattaaatcaaatatttattttaata is drawn from Coffea arabica cultivar ET-39 chromosome 1c, Coffea Arabica ET-39 HiFi, whole genome shotgun sequence and contains these coding sequences:
- the LOC113727293 gene encoding protein NUCLEAR FUSION DEFECTIVE 4-like, which encodes MGGAKMSNSNCTGHRGGHGAIPFAVHVVRGRWFSLFASFLIMAGAGATYLFGTYSKEIKSSLGYDQTTLNLLGFFKDFGANVGVLSGLIDEVVPTWLVLLIGAGMNFAGYFMIWLAVTGRIAKPKVWMMCIYICVGANSQNFANTGALVTSVKNFPESRGIMIGLLKGFTGLSGAILTQVYLAVYGNDSKSLILLIAWLPAALSVVFVYTIREMKVVRQPNQLSIFYYFLFVSIALALFLMVMTILQKAVAFSQAAYAGSATVACALLFFPLLIAIKQEWLIWKQRNRPDISSPTVSIEIPLEIEPKQTSAAQSSSKKIDENQTALWYQNIFKKPKRGDDYTILQALSSTDMLVLFLATFCGLGSSLTAVDNLGQIGESLGYPTKTIKSFVSLLSIWNFFGRIFSGFVSETLLVKYKFPRTLMMTFALLLACTGYLLIAFPFNGSVYIASIIIGFSFGAQLPLIFTIISELFGLKHYATLFNCGQLASPLGSYILNVKVTGPLYDREALKDLARRGMTRSSVKDLTCIGTQCYRLPFIVLASITLFGALASLILVARTREFYRSDIYKKFRDAAEADDDPDMTLPTSKTATSK
- the LOC113727285 gene encoding uncharacterized protein encodes the protein MDFEKIETEVKIHVQKWVGEAQLLIQRKPPAQLYVAVAVVVFTMLLLILIKLFKRKTSNTIVLTGLSGSGKTILFYQLRDGSSHLGTVTSMEPNEGTFVLHSETTKKGKIKPVHIVDVPGHSRLRAKLDEFLPQAAGVVFVVDAVEFLPNCRAASEYLYEVLTAASVVKRKIPLLILCNKVDKVTAHTKDFIRKQLEKEIDKLRTSRTAVSEADVTDEYTLGTPGEAFAFSQCHNKVVIGEASGLTGEISQLEDFIRNLVKP